The genomic window AGATATTTCCAAGTGCGAGGCCATCGTAGAAGAAGGTATCGCAGACTTTGACCAAATTCACAAAGAACGAATGGTGGAATTGGCGATGCGTGAAATTCCGAGGAAGGTGAAAGAAATCCGTGAGAAAGCGGTGAGCACAGTCTACGCTAAAGAAATCGAAGGTCTCAACCCTGAATCAAAAGAAGTACTCGACAAGGTGATCTCTTACCTTGAGAAGAAATACATTTCCGTGCCCATGAAGATGGCGCGAGAGGTGATGCTTAATTCCAAATAGTGAACAACAATAAAATTACGATAGGATCCAGAGGCAGCGATTTAGCGCTTTGGCAGGCTTACCATATCAAGTCGAAGCTGGAAGGCCTCAGACATGAAGTGGAAATCAAGATAATTAAAACCCAAGGTGACATTATTCAGCACTTGAGTTTTGATAAGATGGAGGGTAAGGGTTTTTTCACGAAAGAAATTGAGAAGGAGCTTTTGGACAAAACCATCGACTTGGCGGTTCACTCATTCAAAGATTTAGAGACCAATTATCCGGATGGGTTGACTATCGGTGCGATCACTGATCGGGCAAATCCAAGAGACGTTTTACTCATTCGAAAAGAGAAAACAGACACTTCTCAGAAATGGGAATTGAAAGCGGGAGCTTTGGTTGGAACATCCAGCGCCCGAAGAAAGGTGCAATTGAAAAAGCATCGTCCCGATATTCGCTTGGACGATATTCGCGGAAACGTGCCCACCCGTGTCAATAAACTGCGCGATGGTATGTTCGATGCGATCGTTTTGGCCAAAGCAGGACTCGATCGCTTGGAGCACGACGTGAGTGATCTACATGTGCACGTTTTTGATCCCACTGAGTTTATTCCCGCTCCTGCTCAAGGTGCCCTAGCCCTGCAAATCCGCGAGAACGACGAGCGGATGAAGGAAGTGATGACCAAGCTCAATCGAGAAGATATCGCTACGACTACGTCCATTGAGCGACGTGTGCTCAACCTTTTTGAAGGTGGCTGTCAGATGCCATTGGGTGCTTATTGTTTGCCTTCCGGTAATGGGGAATTTGAGTTGCGCGCCGTTATGGCTGAATCGGTTAATCACAGGCCCGTCGACGTGATGCTGACAGGTACCGATCCCGAAAAGCTGGCTCAGGAAGCCGTAGCTCAGCTAAAGTCCAAAGCCCTTGAAGGTATTTCTTAGTCGAAATAAGCCAAGCGAAGCCCTAGTCATTCACGCCCAAAAATTAGCTTGGGAACTTACCTGGTTTTCCTGTATTCGAAAGAGTCTAATTACAAGAGAAGGACCTCCTGAAGCGGATTGGATATTCTTCTACAGCCCGTCTGCAGTAGAAATGTTCTTCGAAAATTTCGGAGATTATCGAGCCAAATGGGCGGCTTTGGGTGAGGGTACGGCACGCATCTTTCGAGAGCGAGGAATTGAGCCCGATTTCGTAGGAAAATCGCCCGACACTTCTCAGGTGATGAGAGAGTTCAAGGGAATAATTTCTGCAGAAGAGCGAGTGGTTCAAGCCAGGGGAGAGACCAGCTTTGAGCGCTTGCGAGAAGTGCTGAAAGCCGAGCAAATCATCGATTGGCCGTTTTATCGTTCTGAGCCGAAGAATGAGATTCCCTCGGTCGAAGCAGATGTCTACATTTTCACTTCACCGTCTAACGCGGAGGCTTATTTGGCCAAACAAACTTTGCCCGATAAAGTGGTTGCAGTCGTTTTTGGCGAAAGCACAAAATCCGCTCTTCAAGCGAAGTCAAGCATTCTAATACTTGTGACGGATGAACCAGGAGAGGAAAGCTCCATTCAACGAATTGAAGCTCATCTCGAGGGTTTATAGCTTAGACTTGATCGCCAAATAAAACAATTTGACGTTTTAGGTATCACACAGAATTAGGTAAACGCGTTCTC from Cryomorphaceae bacterium 1068 includes these protein-coding regions:
- a CDS encoding uroporphyrinogen-III synthase, with translation MKVFLSRNKPSEALVIHAQKLAWELTWFSCIRKSLITREGPPEADWIFFYSPSAVEMFFENFGDYRAKWAALGEGTARIFRERGIEPDFVGKSPDTSQVMREFKGIISAEERVVQARGETSFERLREVLKAEQIIDWPFYRSEPKNEIPSVEADVYIFTSPSNAEAYLAKQTLPDKVVAVVFGESTKSALQAKSSILILVTDEPGEESSIQRIEAHLEGL
- the hemC gene encoding hydroxymethylbilane synthase, which produces MNNNKITIGSRGSDLALWQAYHIKSKLEGLRHEVEIKIIKTQGDIIQHLSFDKMEGKGFFTKEIEKELLDKTIDLAVHSFKDLETNYPDGLTIGAITDRANPRDVLLIRKEKTDTSQKWELKAGALVGTSSARRKVQLKKHRPDIRLDDIRGNVPTRVNKLRDGMFDAIVLAKAGLDRLEHDVSDLHVHVFDPTEFIPAPAQGALALQIRENDERMKEVMTKLNREDIATTTSIERRVLNLFEGGCQMPLGAYCLPSGNGEFELRAVMAESVNHRPVDVMLTGTDPEKLAQEAVAQLKSKALEGIS